In Caballeronia sp. Lep1P3, a single genomic region encodes these proteins:
- a CDS encoding short-chain fatty acid transporter, protein MKRDTHRVAGHQQAAGRGIVEGLVYVFERVMPDPFVLSICLTLFVAVLAALIAPAGTPPKILDAWFEGTFGILGFALQMILILATGYAIAEAPIVQRGLRALAAHAQTPARAALVVFPVVAIAAWLNWGLGLIVGAFLSREIARRVNVDFAWLVAGGYSAWSVCNSGLSSSIALSQASHGNALNLVEKATGHVVPLSETVFAPFVFIPTVLVVIVMTALFIRMHPKAENVVAFSDASDDAQDASSADPHARVNTTASFASRFEESMIGTAVLVAFGVGYLFVAWRDKKFDLDINTTILIFLLIGLVLQRTPIAYANAIRRAARQTGSMLLQYPVYGGIMGIMKGTGLASMIAKAFVTIATPATLPLWSYLSSLIITLLVPSAGGHWAVQGPFVLPAAIGLHASVPRTAMGVAMAENVSNMLQPFWAVPIVAIAGIRIQRVMGYTAVTFAVSLVIYAASLWLIA, encoded by the coding sequence ATGAAGCGAGACACTCACCGCGTCGCGGGCCATCAGCAAGCCGCCGGGCGCGGCATCGTCGAAGGACTGGTTTATGTTTTCGAGCGGGTGATGCCCGATCCGTTCGTCCTGTCCATCTGCCTGACCCTTTTCGTCGCGGTGCTCGCGGCGCTGATCGCGCCAGCCGGCACGCCCCCCAAGATTCTCGACGCCTGGTTCGAAGGCACGTTCGGCATTCTCGGCTTCGCGCTGCAGATGATCCTTATCCTCGCGACGGGCTACGCCATCGCGGAAGCGCCCATCGTGCAGCGCGGACTGCGCGCGCTCGCGGCCCATGCGCAGACGCCGGCACGCGCGGCGCTCGTCGTGTTCCCGGTTGTCGCCATCGCCGCATGGCTCAATTGGGGACTGGGGCTGATCGTCGGCGCGTTCCTCTCCCGCGAGATCGCTCGCCGGGTGAACGTGGACTTCGCGTGGCTCGTGGCGGGCGGTTACTCCGCGTGGTCCGTGTGCAACAGCGGGCTTTCGAGTTCCATCGCACTTTCGCAGGCATCGCACGGCAACGCGCTTAACCTCGTGGAGAAGGCGACAGGCCACGTCGTGCCGCTCTCCGAAACGGTCTTTGCGCCGTTTGTTTTCATCCCGACGGTGCTCGTCGTCATCGTCATGACTGCGCTCTTCATCAGGATGCATCCGAAGGCCGAGAACGTGGTGGCTTTCAGCGATGCAAGCGACGATGCGCAGGACGCGTCCAGCGCCGATCCGCACGCGCGCGTCAACACGACTGCTTCGTTTGCGTCGCGCTTCGAAGAGTCGATGATCGGGACCGCGGTGCTCGTTGCGTTCGGCGTCGGCTATCTCTTCGTGGCATGGCGCGACAAGAAATTCGATCTCGACATCAACACGACGATCCTGATCTTTCTGTTGATCGGTCTTGTCCTTCAGCGCACGCCCATTGCCTATGCGAACGCCATTCGACGCGCCGCGCGGCAGACCGGTTCCATGCTGCTGCAGTATCCCGTGTATGGCGGGATCATGGGCATCATGAAGGGCACGGGACTTGCCTCGATGATCGCAAAGGCATTCGTCACGATCGCGACGCCGGCGACGCTTCCGCTCTGGAGCTATCTGAGCTCGCTCATCATTACCTTGCTCGTGCCGAGCGCGGGCGGCCATTGGGCCGTGCAGGGACCGTTCGTGCTGCCCGCCGCCATCGGGCTGCATGCGTCGGTGCCGCGCACCGCGATGGGCGTGGCGATGGCGGAGAACGTGTCGAACATGCTGCAGCCGTTCTGGGCGGTGCCTATCGTCGCCATCGCGGGAATCCGCATCCAGCGCGTAATGGGCTATACGGCGGTGACGTTCGCCGTATCGCTCGTGATCTATGCGGCGTCGCTGTGGTTGATTGCGTGA
- a CDS encoding methyl-accepting chemotaxis protein, with amino-acid sequence MKLKDLSVRTGFIAVLLLFGALVLVTAFFGVYSVNQSNALSEKVDTLNTEIVDLKDVYINNLKARSALSRAFIALSSNPADKDSAVAAARGYYDLAKKSFEAFQAIPKATSAQQQVGAQVADTFHAHTAAIDQLFVAIGAGDVEAYARTNEGPMTRTSAAFGKSADAFFGVAADESAQLQHDKAQSKTTLVAVAIGLLVVSCALIAFVYYALEHTIVMPLKEAMTVLEHVARGDLTVAIRHEAANEIGKLFASMREMKRSLGGIVKAVHGGTDVIATGVHQMASGNTDLSQRTEEQAAALQETASSMEELTSTVRQNADNAKQATQLVSSTALVTERGNHAAQEVELTMRGLSELSGKIADITNVIEGIAFQTNILSLNAAVEAARAGEEGRGFAVVASEVRSLAQRSANAAKEIKERITDSLGRVEAGAQQAQQASQVMSEILTSVNRVSDLIGEIAAASEEQSTGIEQVNRAIAQMDQVTQQNAALVEQASAAALALDEQTLALKGSVSAFRVDSVM; translated from the coding sequence ATGAAATTGAAAGATTTGTCCGTGCGAACAGGCTTTATCGCGGTCCTCCTGCTTTTCGGCGCGCTGGTTCTTGTCACCGCGTTCTTCGGTGTCTATTCCGTCAACCAGTCGAATGCGTTGTCGGAAAAGGTGGACACGCTCAACACCGAAATCGTCGATCTGAAAGATGTGTACATCAACAACCTCAAGGCACGAAGCGCGTTGAGCCGCGCCTTTATCGCCCTTTCTTCCAATCCTGCCGACAAGGATTCAGCCGTCGCCGCGGCCCGGGGCTATTACGACCTGGCCAAGAAGTCCTTTGAAGCATTCCAGGCGATTCCCAAGGCCACGTCCGCGCAGCAGCAGGTTGGCGCGCAAGTGGCTGACACCTTCCATGCCCATACGGCCGCAATCGACCAGTTGTTCGTCGCCATCGGCGCGGGCGATGTGGAAGCGTATGCACGCACCAACGAAGGCCCGATGACGCGCACGAGCGCGGCGTTCGGCAAGTCGGCCGATGCGTTCTTCGGCGTCGCCGCTGACGAATCCGCGCAACTTCAGCACGACAAGGCGCAGAGCAAGACGACGCTCGTCGCCGTCGCCATTGGCCTGCTCGTGGTGTCGTGCGCGCTTATCGCGTTCGTGTATTACGCGCTCGAACACACCATCGTCATGCCGCTCAAGGAAGCGATGACCGTTCTCGAACACGTTGCGCGCGGCGATCTCACTGTCGCGATTCGGCATGAAGCCGCGAATGAAATCGGCAAGCTATTCGCGTCGATGCGCGAGATGAAGCGCAGTCTCGGCGGCATCGTGAAGGCCGTGCATGGCGGCACGGACGTGATCGCAACCGGCGTTCATCAGATGGCGAGCGGCAACACGGACCTGTCGCAACGCACCGAGGAACAGGCGGCGGCGCTGCAGGAAACGGCCTCGTCGATGGAAGAACTCACGAGCACGGTCCGCCAGAACGCGGACAACGCGAAGCAGGCGACGCAGCTCGTCTCGAGCACGGCGCTCGTCACCGAGCGCGGCAATCATGCGGCGCAGGAAGTGGAGCTGACCATGCGCGGCCTCTCGGAGCTGTCGGGCAAGATCGCGGACATCACGAACGTGATCGAAGGCATCGCGTTCCAGACCAACATTCTTTCGCTCAATGCGGCTGTCGAAGCGGCGCGCGCGGGCGAGGAGGGACGCGGCTTCGCCGTCGTCGCGAGCGAAGTGCGTTCGCTTGCTCAACGCAGCGCGAACGCGGCGAAGGAGATCAAGGAGCGCATCACCGATTCGCTCGGACGTGTCGAAGCGGGCGCGCAACAGGCGCAGCAGGCAAGCCAGGTCATGAGCGAAATCCTGACGTCGGTGAATCGTGTGAGCGACCTGATCGGCGAGATCGCCGCTGCATCGGAAGAGCAGTCGACGGGCATCGAGCAAGTGAACCGCGCCATCGCGCAGATGGATCAGGTGACGCAGCAGAACGCGGCGCTCGTCGAACAGGCGTCGGCGGCAGCGCTCGCGCTCGACGAACAGACGCTCGCGCTGAAAGGTTCGGTTTCCGCGTTCAGGGTTGACAGCGTTATGTGA
- a CDS encoding acyl-CoA dehydrogenase family protein has translation MNGIEDARWTEPLDAVLRDWARTAAARDKAGGTAFHERRLLRESGLLRLSIPPEYGGDGADWSTTLDIVRRMAQVDSSLAHLFAFHHLQLATIRLFGRDAQIRRWLAETVAQGWFWGNALNPLDKSTRALPDADNGYLFDGRKSFCSGARDSDQLLASAFDDDGRLLIAVTPTNRAGISVLDDWDNMGQRQTDSGTVVFERVHVAADELLIDPGPLSSPFACLRPLLAQAILSHIYLGIGEGALQVAREATLAQARPWIASDAARPSEDPYVLAHFGDFFVALEGARLLAERAMQAFDRAWQRGLALSEAERGEVAVAVAASKVAAARAGLDVAHRMFEVTGARSTTAALRLDRFWRNVRVHTLHDPIDYKVRELGDWALNGRMPEPSFYS, from the coding sequence ATGAACGGTATCGAGGACGCTCGCTGGACTGAACCGCTGGATGCAGTGCTGCGCGACTGGGCGCGCACCGCCGCCGCGCGCGACAAGGCGGGCGGCACCGCCTTTCACGAGCGACGCCTGTTGCGCGAGAGCGGCCTTCTGCGGCTCTCGATACCGCCGGAATACGGCGGCGACGGCGCGGACTGGTCCACGACGCTCGATATCGTGCGGCGCATGGCGCAGGTCGACAGTTCGCTCGCGCATCTCTTCGCGTTCCATCATCTTCAACTCGCGACAATCCGCCTCTTCGGGCGCGACGCGCAAATACGCCGCTGGCTCGCTGAAACCGTCGCACAAGGATGGTTCTGGGGCAACGCGCTCAATCCGCTCGACAAGAGCACGCGCGCCCTGCCCGATGCGGATAACGGCTATCTCTTCGATGGCCGCAAGAGCTTCTGTTCCGGCGCACGCGATTCGGATCAACTGCTCGCGTCCGCTTTCGATGACGACGGCCGCCTTCTCATCGCCGTCACGCCGACGAACCGCGCGGGCATCAGCGTGCTCGACGACTGGGACAACATGGGCCAGCGTCAGACGGACAGCGGCACGGTCGTATTCGAACGGGTACACGTTGCAGCCGACGAATTGCTGATCGACCCCGGTCCGCTCTCCAGCCCGTTCGCGTGTCTGCGGCCGTTGCTCGCGCAGGCGATCCTGAGTCACATCTATCTGGGCATCGGCGAGGGCGCGCTACAAGTTGCGCGCGAGGCGACGCTCGCACAGGCGCGGCCCTGGATTGCGTCGGACGCCGCGCGGCCCAGCGAGGACCCGTATGTGCTCGCGCATTTCGGCGACTTCTTCGTTGCGCTCGAAGGCGCGCGCCTGCTTGCCGAACGTGCGATGCAGGCGTTCGATCGCGCCTGGCAGCGCGGCCTCGCGTTGAGCGAAGCAGAGCGCGGCGAGGTCGCCGTCGCGGTGGCGGCATCGAAGGTCGCAGCCGCGCGCGCCGGACTGGATGTCGCGCATCGCATGTTCGAGGTCACGGGCGCGCGCTCGACGACAGCGGCACTGCGTCTCGACCGCTTCTGGCGCAACGTGCGCGTGCATACGCTGCACGATCCCATCGACTACAAAGTGCGCGAACTCGGCGACTGGGCGCTCAATGGACGGATGCCCGAGCCATCGTTCTATTCGTAG
- a CDS encoding SDR family NAD(P)-dependent oxidoreductase, translating into MTVLWGDVMSDIPYKSALIIGAGPGISGSLTRSLRARNLQVVIAARNVEKLAPLVDETGAIALPVDAANAGEMERLFSETEARIGAPEIVVYNASGRTRGLIAELDPAQVQQAIAVSALGAFHAVQQAAKRMIPAGNGAILLTGATAGVKGFALSAPFAMGKFALRGLAQSAARELAPKGIHVAHFVIDGAVRAAHRADSADAPDSTLDPDAIAQSYLDVLRQHRSAWSWEIELRPWVEKF; encoded by the coding sequence ATGACCGTTCTCTGGGGTGACGTCATGAGCGATATTCCGTACAAAAGCGCACTCATCATCGGCGCGGGGCCGGGCATCAGCGGCTCGCTCACGCGCTCGTTGCGCGCGCGCAATCTGCAAGTGGTGATCGCCGCGCGCAACGTCGAGAAGCTCGCACCGCTCGTCGATGAAACGGGCGCGATCGCGCTGCCCGTCGATGCGGCCAACGCCGGTGAGATGGAACGCCTCTTCAGCGAGACCGAAGCGCGAATCGGCGCGCCTGAAATCGTGGTCTATAACGCGAGCGGACGCACGCGCGGACTCATCGCCGAACTCGATCCCGCTCAGGTGCAACAGGCGATCGCCGTGTCGGCGCTAGGCGCTTTCCATGCCGTGCAGCAGGCGGCGAAGCGCATGATTCCAGCGGGCAACGGCGCGATTCTGCTGACGGGCGCAACGGCGGGCGTCAAAGGCTTCGCACTGTCCGCGCCGTTCGCAATGGGGAAGTTCGCGCTGCGCGGTCTCGCACAGAGCGCGGCGCGCGAACTCGCGCCCAAGGGCATCCACGTTGCGCATTTCGTGATCGACGGCGCCGTTCGCGCCGCGCATCGCGCCGACTCTGCCGATGCACCCGACAGCACGCTCGACCCCGATGCCATCGCGCAATCGTATCTCGACGTGCTGCGACAGCATCGCAGCGCATGGTCGTGGGAGATCGAACTGAGGCCCTGGGTCGAGAAGTTCTGA
- a CDS encoding DUF4142 domain-containing protein, protein MKLASHAVALALLVAKSLCAHAQDGPLTGAQVVGVVIVANRSDVAVGELALRRTQSRSVQNFARRLVAEHGDAERRAAAMLAQFGAQARASAMSDALANQARGDLDTLDELGSRDFDLAYVRREIVWHERWIAATDDIIRSTTNPHVKALLAAARPTCILHLNQARTLEWALSR, encoded by the coding sequence ATGAAACTTGCATCGCATGCAGTGGCACTCGCGCTGCTCGTCGCAAAGAGTTTGTGCGCGCATGCGCAAGATGGGCCTCTGACCGGTGCGCAAGTCGTCGGCGTCGTCATCGTGGCGAATCGGTCGGATGTCGCTGTCGGCGAGCTTGCATTGCGCAGAACGCAGTCCCGAAGCGTGCAGAACTTCGCGCGCAGGCTCGTCGCCGAACACGGCGACGCCGAGCGCCGCGCGGCCGCCATGCTCGCGCAGTTCGGCGCGCAGGCTCGCGCGAGCGCCATGAGCGACGCGCTCGCGAATCAGGCACGCGGCGACCTTGACACACTCGACGAACTGGGAAGCCGCGATTTCGACCTCGCGTATGTGCGACGAGAGATCGTGTGGCATGAGCGATGGATCGCAGCGACCGACGACATCATCCGCTCGACGACGAATCCGCACGTAAAGGCGCTGCTGGCTGCCGCGCGGCCCACTTGCATCTTGCATCTCAATCAGGCGCGGACGCTCGAATGGGCGTTGAGCCGATAA
- a CDS encoding histidine phosphatase family protein, which yields MSRHLASPLAALALAYACGVASAPANAADDATQTIVMVRHGEKPAEGLGQLSCQGLNRALALPRIIETKYGRPRAIFAPDPAKQKNDRGTRYDYVRPLATIEPAAIYFGLPVDASIGFKNTDKLVDALLAPDYRSSLVVVAWEHAIVEEAARRIVTRFGGNASSVPRWESADFDSIYVVRIARSAGKTVVSFDVEQEGLNDRPTVCPQH from the coding sequence ATGTCCCGACACCTCGCATCGCCGCTCGCAGCGCTCGCGCTCGCTTATGCATGCGGCGTTGCTTCAGCGCCGGCCAATGCCGCTGACGACGCCACCCAGACAATCGTGATGGTCCGGCACGGCGAGAAGCCCGCAGAAGGACTGGGCCAGCTTTCGTGTCAGGGACTCAATCGGGCGCTCGCGTTACCGCGCATCATCGAAACGAAGTACGGGCGGCCTCGCGCGATCTTCGCGCCCGACCCCGCGAAACAGAAGAACGATCGCGGCACGCGATACGACTACGTGCGCCCACTGGCAACCATCGAACCTGCCGCGATCTATTTCGGCTTGCCGGTCGACGCATCCATCGGTTTCAAGAATACCGACAAGCTCGTCGACGCTCTGCTTGCGCCGGATTATCGAAGCAGCCTTGTCGTCGTTGCATGGGAGCATGCGATCGTCGAAGAAGCGGCGCGCCGCATCGTCACGCGCTTCGGCGGCAATGCGTCCAGCGTGCCGCGATGGGAAAGCGCGGACTTCGACAGCATCTATGTCGTGCGCATCGCTCGCAGTGCGGGAAAGACCGTCGTGTCATTCGACGTCGAACAGGAAGGCTTGAACGATCGACCCACGGTCTGCCCGCAGCATTGA
- a CDS encoding DUF4337 domain-containing protein has protein sequence MSHEHAPHEHLVEHAAHAGDPLSRWVAVFTAILAALSGLLHYEEGVLQTEALIFKNDAVLQQSKASDQWSYYQAQSSKGHLMELAAELAPPARQAFYRDQINKYEDRKKQIAAKAQELEKQVENANRRSEQKEHPQHLFGQALAWLSVAISLAAITSLTGSRKLFVLAGLMGAAGLGVSVFAFFQL, from the coding sequence ATGTCCCACGAACATGCACCTCACGAACATCTCGTCGAGCATGCGGCTCATGCAGGCGATCCCTTGTCGCGATGGGTCGCTGTCTTCACCGCGATTCTCGCGGCCTTGTCAGGGCTTTTGCACTATGAGGAAGGCGTCTTGCAGACAGAGGCGCTCATCTTCAAGAACGATGCCGTTCTTCAGCAAAGCAAGGCGAGCGATCAATGGAGCTACTATCAGGCGCAATCGAGCAAGGGTCACTTGATGGAACTCGCGGCGGAACTCGCGCCGCCCGCGCGTCAGGCGTTCTATCGCGATCAGATCAACAAGTACGAAGATCGCAAGAAGCAGATCGCCGCGAAGGCGCAAGAGCTGGAAAAACAGGTGGAAAACGCGAATCGCCGCTCCGAGCAGAAGGAACATCCGCAGCATTTGTTCGGGCAGGCGCTCGCGTGGCTGAGCGTGGCGATCTCGCTTGCGGCCATCACTTCGCTCACGGGAAGCCGCAAACTGTTCGTGCTTGCGGGGCTCATGGGCGCGGCGGGACTCGGTGTATCGGTCTTTGCGTTCTTTCAGCTCTGA
- a CDS encoding MFS transporter, with translation MPSSPAFKSLAFVNVALVFMIAMAGTTLPTSIYRDYQTAYGFSPAIITVIYASYALGVLGGLLAMGNWSDQLGRKRMLRYGLLASGVSALTFLAAHGLAMLMLGRLLSGISAGIFTGTATVAIIELSPEAWRGKATLTATASNMLGLGLGPVLSGALVQYAPWPTRLSYAVHLALLALAILLLRGVPETVDVAQRPVLRPQRIALPQGVRAAFMPAALSGFAGFVVVGFFAAVSPQLMRGVLGYRSTLVIGLGVFLIFLFSTLGQSLERAIAQRFRQAVGCACLVIGLVALAVCAWQRSPLALYVGTAICGLGQGIGFRAAMGEIASKTPPERKAEVTSTFFVVLYVAISLPVIGIGVAIQREGIALATMTFAAVTIVIVLAALVLLSRNSRRAQ, from the coding sequence ATGCCTTCATCCCCTGCCTTCAAATCGCTTGCGTTCGTGAACGTCGCGCTCGTCTTCATGATCGCGATGGCGGGCACGACGCTGCCCACGTCGATCTACCGCGACTATCAGACCGCATACGGATTCAGTCCGGCGATCATCACCGTCATTTACGCGAGCTACGCGCTCGGCGTACTCGGCGGGCTGCTCGCGATGGGCAACTGGTCCGATCAGCTCGGACGCAAGCGCATGCTGCGATACGGCCTGCTGGCATCGGGCGTATCGGCGCTGACGTTCCTCGCTGCGCACGGCCTCGCGATGCTGATGCTCGGCAGGCTCTTGTCGGGCATATCGGCGGGCATCTTCACCGGCACCGCGACGGTCGCGATCATCGAACTGAGTCCCGAAGCATGGCGCGGCAAGGCGACACTGACGGCGACGGCGTCGAACATGCTCGGACTCGGCCTCGGTCCGGTGCTGAGCGGCGCACTCGTTCAATATGCGCCCTGGCCGACGCGTCTCTCGTATGCCGTGCATCTTGCACTGCTCGCGCTCGCCATTCTGTTGTTGCGCGGCGTGCCCGAGACCGTGGACGTCGCGCAGCGCCCGGTGCTTCGCCCGCAGCGGATCGCGTTGCCGCAAGGCGTTCGGGCCGCGTTCATGCCCGCCGCGCTGTCGGGATTCGCGGGCTTCGTCGTCGTCGGATTCTTTGCGGCGGTCTCGCCTCAACTCATGCGCGGCGTGCTCGGTTATCGCAGCACGCTCGTCATCGGACTGGGCGTGTTTCTGATCTTTCTCTTCTCCACCCTTGGACAAAGTCTCGAACGCGCCATTGCACAGCGATTTCGTCAGGCCGTCGGATGCGCGTGTCTCGTCATCGGTCTGGTGGCTCTGGCGGTTTGCGCTTGGCAGCGCTCGCCGCTTGCGCTCTATGTCGGCACGGCAATCTGCGGACTTGGACAAGGCATCGGCTTTCGCGCGGCGATGGGCGAGATCGCGAGCAAGACGCCGCCGGAGCGCAAGGCGGAAGTCACATCGACGTTCTTCGTCGTGCTCTATGTGGCTATCTCGCTGCCCGTTATCGGCATCGGCGTGGCGATACAGCGCGAAGGCATCGCTCTCGCGACGATGACGTTTGCCGCCGTCACCATCGTCATCGTGCTAGCGGCACTGGTGCTTCTGTCACGCAACAGCCGCCGCGCGCAATGA
- a CDS encoding carboxylesterase, translating to MKNPLFPVRETADHAVLLLHGLSSSPLELRFIARYLTEEGFVTHTPKLAGYSAGTGHTPMEQWISAAVAEFDALCAHYRHVSICGLSMGATLAASVAQERPAARAILLLSVTLNYDGWAMPWYRFLLLWLYYTPMRSRFRYREKEPFGLRNEALRSKIARAMEKNDISEVGPAFITVAAVHEARRLAGRVRKSLQEIKSDCLVIHAIDDETSSPHNARLVEANVGASFVRTIWLDDSYHMISSDNEREVVARECALFLRESAAAFAPDAQPTPVVSRALARRLRQLASVARKAQ from the coding sequence TTGAAGAATCCTCTTTTCCCGGTTCGGGAGACCGCCGATCACGCTGTATTGCTATTGCATGGGCTGTCGAGTTCGCCGCTCGAATTGCGGTTTATCGCCCGCTATCTGACGGAAGAAGGGTTCGTCACGCATACGCCTAAGCTCGCGGGTTACAGCGCGGGAACGGGGCATACGCCGATGGAGCAATGGATCAGCGCGGCGGTCGCGGAGTTCGATGCACTCTGCGCGCACTATCGTCACGTATCGATTTGCGGGCTATCGATGGGCGCGACACTCGCGGCCTCGGTTGCGCAGGAACGTCCGGCGGCGCGGGCGATTCTATTGCTATCCGTCACGCTGAACTATGACGGCTGGGCTATGCCGTGGTACAGATTCCTGCTTTTGTGGCTCTATTACACGCCGATGCGATCGCGATTCCGTTATCGCGAGAAAGAGCCGTTCGGCTTGCGTAACGAGGCGCTCCGCTCCAAGATCGCGCGAGCCATGGAAAAGAACGATATCAGCGAAGTCGGCCCTGCGTTCATAACGGTGGCGGCGGTGCATGAGGCGCGTCGTCTTGCGGGAAGAGTCAGAAAAAGCCTGCAGGAAATCAAAAGCGACTGCCTCGTCATTCACGCCATCGACGACGAAACGTCGAGTCCCCATAATGCGCGTCTGGTCGAGGCGAATGTCGGTGCGTCGTTCGTTAGAACTATCTGGCTCGACGACTCGTATCACATGATTTCTTCGGACAACGAGCGCGAAGTCGTCGCGCGCGAATGCGCGTTGTTCCTGCGCGAAAGCGCGGCGGCTTTCGCGCCTGACGCGCAGCCGACGCCCGTCGTCTCGCGCGCGCTTGCGCGCAGGCTCAGGCAGCTTGCTTCGGTCGCAAGAAAGGCGCAATGA
- a CDS encoding DUF4118 domain-containing protein gives MKVRNSGRWAPRGPKRWAIALVALLSAAFIRTLLHPVLGAVMPGTAFLIAAVLVQYYGGLGPACCVMFAGLCIADYLFVPPYGHIEVIDQSDIKLLVSYLLVTIVLITLVERLRRAQYRAELLGAVSQSRYEMLLRHDNERLISRRATDEMHRMLHHIVQYTRSLILIKGLDVASGALPASVMAEAAGDNDEPFRAGIAYGVKHAQVHPDDLTRASDQLLPGHHRMRFLSGSNEWRAVECVCEQFFTPSGAFLVLRTED, from the coding sequence ATGAAAGTCCGAAATTCCGGGCGATGGGCGCCCCGCGGACCCAAGCGTTGGGCGATCGCACTCGTCGCGCTTCTGTCGGCTGCGTTCATTCGCACGTTGCTCCACCCGGTGCTTGGCGCGGTCATGCCCGGCACTGCCTTTCTGATCGCAGCCGTATTGGTGCAGTACTACGGCGGCCTCGGCCCCGCCTGCTGCGTGATGTTCGCCGGGTTGTGCATCGCCGATTATTTGTTCGTTCCGCCGTATGGTCATATCGAGGTGATCGATCAGTCGGACATCAAGCTCCTCGTCTCCTATCTGCTGGTGACGATCGTCCTCATTACGCTCGTCGAGCGGCTGCGAAGGGCGCAATATCGCGCGGAATTGCTTGGCGCAGTGTCTCAGTCGCGCTATGAAATGCTCCTGCGCCATGACAACGAGCGGTTGATCTCGCGGCGTGCCACCGATGAAATGCACCGCATGCTGCATCACATCGTCCAATACACGCGCTCGTTGATTCTCATCAAAGGGCTCGATGTCGCAAGCGGCGCATTGCCGGCAAGCGTCATGGCCGAAGCGGCCGGCGACAACGATGAACCGTTTCGCGCGGGCATCGCGTATGGCGTAAAACACGCCCAGGTCCATCCCGACGATCTCACTCGCGCAAGCGATCAACTGCTGCCGGGTCACCATCGCATGCGCTTTCTCTCTGGTAGCAATGAGTGGCGCGCAGTGGAATGCGTTTGCGAGCAGTTCTTCACACCGTCCGGGGCCTTTCTGGTTCTGCGAACCGAGGACTGA
- a CDS encoding VIT1/CCC1 transporter family protein has protein sequence MASKNELRRYRANFVDEIHSAALYETLSRVETDKKIKQVYSELAASERQHAQVWADKLKANQQRVPAGASIKTALMKGLVHVFGPRFVLPSLAAAEFADRNKYSGSPDTAKMSEDEHHHASIVQSLANDGKPGATKGSEIAGAESWHRGVSSGNDLRAAVLGANDGLVSNFCLIMGVAGAGTGNKAILLTALAGIIAGACSMALGEWLSVTNARELAKTQIAKEADELEHTPEAEEHELRLIYRAKGLDGAEASRVASQIMRDKDKALDALTREELGLDPAELGGNPWSAAAVSFCLFSAGALFPAVSFLWSSGKSAIIQCIVLSVLALAAIGIFTSLFNGRSAMFSAARQIVIGLVAAAFTYGVGHLLGVSVS, from the coding sequence ATGGCTTCGAAGAACGAGCTAAGGCGCTACCGCGCGAACTTTGTCGACGAAATTCACAGTGCGGCGCTTTATGAAACGCTCTCGCGCGTCGAGACGGACAAGAAAATAAAGCAGGTCTACAGCGAACTGGCCGCATCGGAAAGACAGCATGCGCAGGTATGGGCCGACAAACTCAAAGCGAACCAGCAGCGCGTGCCTGCTGGCGCGAGCATCAAGACGGCGCTGATGAAAGGGCTAGTCCATGTGTTCGGCCCACGCTTCGTTCTGCCTTCGCTCGCGGCCGCGGAGTTCGCGGACAGAAACAAATATTCCGGTTCCCCCGACACCGCGAAGATGTCGGAAGACGAACATCATCACGCGAGCATCGTCCAGTCGCTCGCGAATGATGGAAAGCCCGGCGCGACCAAAGGTTCAGAGATCGCGGGAGCGGAGTCCTGGCACAGAGGCGTGTCGTCGGGCAATGATCTTCGCGCGGCCGTGCTCGGCGCGAACGACGGCCTGGTATCCAATTTCTGCCTCATCATGGGCGTGGCGGGTGCGGGCACCGGCAACAAGGCGATATTGCTCACTGCGCTTGCCGGAATCATCGCGGGCGCCTGTTCGATGGCGCTTGGCGAATGGTTGTCGGTGACTAACGCGCGCGAACTCGCCAAGACGCAGATCGCAAAGGAAGCCGACGAACTCGAGCACACGCCGGAAGCGGAGGAGCATGAGCTTCGGCTCATCTATCGGGCGAAGGGTCTCGACGGTGCGGAAGCAAGCCGCGTTGCCTCGCAAATCATGCGCGACAAGGACAAGGCGCTCGACGCCCTGACCCGCGAAGAACTCGGACTCGATCCCGCCGAACTAGGCGGAAATCCGTGGTCTGCGGCGGCGGTCTCGTTCTGTCTGTTCTCGGCGGGAGCGCTTTTTCCGGCAGTGTCGTTTCTCTGGTCCTCCGGCAAGTCCGCAATCATTCAGTGCATCGTCTTAAGCGTGCTTGCGCTTGCGGCGATAGGAATTTTCACGTCGCTATTCAATGGCCGGAGTGCAATGTTCTCGGCGGCGCGACAAATTGTCATCGGACTCGTGGCAGCCGCTTTTACTTACGGCGTCGGGCATTTGCTCGGCGTGTCCGTTTCGTAA